The genome window ATTTATTTTTAGAATATTTATTTCTAGGAATAGTTGTATAAACAGCCAACACGTTAAAAAAGAAGCTACCATGGCAGTGTaagttaaaataattaaaacataaaattataaaatgcagGACAAATCTCTGCCATTTGCAATGTTGGACTGaggtttctttttcctcctgTGCTCTGCTGTGCCTCGGTAGCACCCTGGTCCAAGTACAACAGCATACATCCCTTGGGCTGTCTCGTTACAGACGTGAAATTTGATGCGGTGAGTGGCGATTACTACCCTATCCTGTACTTCAACGATTACTGGAACTTGCAGAAGGACTACTTCCCTATCAACGAGACGGTGGAGCGGCTGCCTTTCCGCCTGTCCTACTGTCCACTTTCGCTGTGGCGATGGCAGCTCTACGCTGCTCAGAGTACCAAGTCCCCCTGGAACTTCCTGGGGGAGGACTTGTACGAGCAGTCGGATGAGGAGCAAGACTCTGTGAAGGTGAGCGAGGAGACGGCGGGGATGCCCTTAAAGCTTGTGAGGTGCTCCACCTCTTCCCCTCACGAGTAATAGAGGATTATATGTTATACCATTATCCCTCATGGGATTATACTAAGCACAAGGAAAGGGAAGAGAGGGTATTTTATGGCGGACCATTTTCCACACAGCAAGTTGTGCTGTTCTTTCTTAGCTGCTTTTCTGCTTAGAAGTAAGTGAAGCAGCCTCCAACACTGCAACACAACTGGCTGAGATAGCATgttggtagccagtgtggtgtattggtttgagtgtcagactgggacctgggagaccagggttcaaatccccactcagccatgaaattcagtGGGGGGTCTCAGGCCAGTcattctgtcagcctaacctacctcacagggatgttgtgaggataaaattgagaacGAGGAAAACCATTtaccccaccttgagctccttggaggaaaggtgtataaatgtaaaaataacatTAACTCACAGTAAAAcacctaaaaataaaaaatagcaaaaaaaaaaaaaatcccagtggTTTCTATCTTCCCCTTCtcagatcatttttttaaaaagcctttcagTATAAGAAGAAGGTCTCTGTTGGTATGTGAGGGCTGCCTGCCACGTGAGTTTATCTTTGGAGCAAGTTCCCTTAGGTGGGTACCACGACAAAGAGGGCCCTGCTCCTGACTCTGTCAGAGTTTCATTAAATACTCAGTGCTACCTTCTGCTGCCACATTTCAGGGTCCAGcagatcttttttttgttttgttttgtgtgtgtgtttaaaaaatctGTAAATTCCCTGGCTATCAAGAAGGCCTATGAAAATTTGAGCCTTCATTTCTCATTGCCCATAAATCTGAAATGATAAGGGCTAGAAACCCTACCCCTTTTTGCAAAAGTTTCAGCTTCATGATTATGGTTGAGTAACACTGGTTTTTCAGAACTTTCCCTGGATATATAGATGTATATGTTTTGTGGATATTTACAGTTTGGAGTGAGGTGGGTGGGTGAGGTATTGGAAGATTGTAATGAAGCACTTtgtatgaaaaataaaataacatttacagtaaaaaaaaaaaaggaaaagaaaccctaCCCCCAAAAATGTAAGCTGAGATTTTGGAAATTCTGCAATAGGTGCCTGGTTCCAGACTAAAAAATAAGTTCTTTACATGTCTAGTCATGCTTGCAATTTTGTTGATTTCTGGGGCACCCTGGAAATACCTGTCTCTCTTAGATCCCTTTCCCCTTTCTCCTAGGTTGCTCTCTTAGAAACTAATCCATACCTGCTGGCATTGACCATCATTGTTTCCATTGTACACAGCGTTTTTGAATTCCTCGCTTTCAAAAATGGTAGGTTCCAAAATATTGGagttcctcttctccccctgtcATAGGCCAGTGTATCAGCAGCCTGGGGAAGGGGTGGAGTGGAGGGTGGGATTCTTTTCCTTTTAACCTTCACCATTCATCATCTTCCTTTTAGATATTCAGTTCTGGAACAGCAGACAGTCCCTAGAGGGGCTCTCTGTCCGTTCGGTATTCTTTGGAGTGTTCCAGTCATTGGTCGTCCTTCTTTATATCTTGGACAACGAAACTAACTTTGTGGTACAAGTCAGCGTCTTCATTGGGCTCTTGATTGATCTCTGGAAGATCACCAAAGTTATGGATGTCAGGGTAAGAGCCAGAGcagtgaaaggggggggggagatggagtgTGGAGTGTGACCCTTCTCACCTCAGAACCTTGCAGTTTGCAATAATAGGATTTGTCCTACTGCATAAACAGAGCTCTGCAgaaaatgaaacacacacacaccaaaagtttttaaaaacatgctcGTAGATGATCTAGAGTTGGGGATGAGCAGTGAGGCGGCCAGGTTGTTGACAACATGGAATTAGCTTGGTTGTTAAAACAATATGAGGTAGTGAGGGCCTCCTAAAGGATTTCTTCAAACCGGTTCagtataagcaagtgtaaaatgatacatattagggagaaagaaagaaaaaaaagctagCTTCAGCTGGCAGTGGCTGACCAGTGGAAGGATAGAAGGATGGCAAATGTTTGAGTGCATGTGCAAACCTGACTGTTAAGCACCAAAGAAAAGCCTTGCTTGATCAGTCAGACAGCCCACcttctccagcatcctgcttccccacagtggccaaccacattccTCTGAGAAGCACACAAGCAATGGCTAGAAACATTTTCTCCACCCACACTGTGACCTTcgcagcaactgttattcagtggCATAGTGTGTGAACACAGAGGGTTCCATATAGCCATTAAGATTAAGAGCCTTTGACAGACCTGCACTGTGTGAATTCGttgcatcctttttttaaagcagcctgAGAGCAAATTTCGATACTTTAACTGCATGCATAGCACTAGGGCTAGAGAGTTACTTGAAAAGACTCTTGACAATACCGTGTTTGTTAgagctcttttttgggggggggtgcatcTTAGAATTGGTTCTGTCCGTGTGCACAATGCTCACAACCTTGAGTAAACCCCcaatttgggttttttccccctagcTGTTTCAGAGAAAGCGAGGGATCTGGGTCATTCTGGGACAGTTTGAGTGAGTACAGGTTCAGCATTCCTTctcatggtatttatttatttattttattttatttattacatttataccctgcctttctttttcatgaaaccaaggtggcatacatacggttcccaggcggtctcccatccagacactgaccagacctgaccctgcttagcttcaccagggtgctggcctcatgtgccttcagaccatagcctgggactacaGTACCACCGATGTAGGTCTTATGGCACTTGTGTGGAGTTGGCTCCTTCTAGTTCCAGGTCAAAAAGGCGTTTAGAAACCTGTCTTCCTTTTTGTCCCTCTTTTCAATGTGTGCCTCATCGCGTTTGTTTCAAGGCAACTAGATCCTCTTACCTCGGTGCCTGTCGCTAATGCCTTTCCTCTCCCCATTCTTTCTTCCCTCCTGTGATGATAGCTGGATCGGGACAACAAAATTGCCGGGATCATTCCACGTTTAACTTTCAAAGACAAGTCGACATACATAGAATCATCTACTAAAGTCTACGATGACGTGAGTTTAGGGCCTGTTCCAGGGGAGGGTCGTTTCTACATATATTGCAGGGAGGGGAGTTCCTTTGAATGGTGGTGATTCATACAAACGGATACTTCCAACGCATTCCTCTCGGGATCCAAGCTGGGTACAGTGGGGGGGTAGAGAATGGATAGTGAAGACCAAAAGGCACCTGAGAGGAAGACACCTAACAAACATCTGCCCGTACCGGTGGCTGGCCAGTCAGGTAGCCCTGGCTATTCCTCCTTTTCTGATTTCCCAGCATAGACTTTCCTATTCCATCCATACTCGTCTTAATTGCCTCTGCAGATGGCTTTCCGGTATCTCTCCTGGATCCTCTTCCCGTTGCTGGGTTGTTACGCTGTGTACAGCCTCCTGTACATGGAACACAAGGGCTGGTACTCCTGGGTCCTCGGCATGCTCTATGGGTTCCTGCTGACTTTTGGTGAGTAGTAAGAGGATCCCCAAAGCAGCATTCTGTGTGGTGTCAGAGCTTGCACCTCCACTGGTAGTGGAACTGGGTGTCTCTGCATGGAATATCTCTTCACCCATGAATCACTACAGCGTTGGCTGTGTTTTCTTCTGCCTGCCTTCCTGTTTTGTTGTCCCCTGCCCCTGCCCAGGCTTCATCACCATGACGCCTCAGCTGTTCATCAACTACAAGCTGAAGTCAGTTGCCCATCTGCCATGGCGGATGCTCACCTACAAAGCCCTCAATACCTTCATCGACGACCTCTTTGCCTTCGTCATCAAAATGCCCATGATGTACAGGATAGGCTGCCTTCGAGACGGTAAtttccctcctcctgctccaatCTTGTCGTGTCTTCCCAGTTGCCTGCCCCATACCTTCTGCTAATGGCAGAAGACTTTTTCTGTGAGCCCCACCTCATAGCAGTGCCTGTGGCAAAGATGGGGGAACCGCCAAGCCAAAGGGCCACCCATTCCCACCTCCCCAAAGTCTGTGCCCTTGTGACATCttgcctccctccttcttccccttcTCCCGCAGATGTCGTTTTCTTCATTTACCTCTACCAGAGGTGGATCTACCGAGTGGATCCAACCCGTGTCAATGAGTTCGGGATCAGTGGTGAGAACCAAGTATCTCGGACCACGACGCAGAGCGTAGCTCAGCAGGACGATACCCCTGCGGTGCTGGCCAACAGTGCCCCTGGGGCTATAACAGAGGGCCCGGCCAACGGAGCCCCTGCAGCAGCGATGGAGAGAGTAGCCGGCGTCAGTCCTACAGCCACTGCAGCGGGCTTGCCGGATGGTGTCCCTGAAGCACTCCCGTTGAAAACGgcagaagagaagaaaaaagattAACCTGCtctaacttttatttttaaaaatccttaacTTGACACTCTCACTGTTGGATAATGGACAGAAGGCAAATGGGTGGGGACGGGGGATATTGGGCAGAGttgctttggccctccagggccAGTAAGCACCTGGTGGCAGTAAAGGGTTGGGGTGGGTTGGCGGGGCGGGGGAAGAAAAACCGCTTGAAATGTTGGTGAAGTTCAATGTGACGTGCTGTATCCATGGGAGAGAAACcgcacctcacctcacctcacccaGCCCTCCCATCCGCCCCTCCGTAAATCTCTATGTTTAAAGCAAAACTCAAACCAGTAATCATTGTGACCTCCATGCCATTGTGCAGGTATTTAGGACATTGTTATTAAGGAGTTTTTCTCCAAGTTGTGTCTCCGTTTCATAAAGAGAGCTGATtatcagaacaaaacaaaacaaatcactGTTTCTCATTATTACATCCTAATACGGACTCTGAATTTAATAAATTCATATGGGtgtttaagttttaaaaaaaatcaaatgaacGAACCTTCTGCTTTTTCCTTCCTCCTATTTCTTCTTGACAGGCTATAGGATAAGCGAGTACACTGGGGATAGAATTCTGCTTTCACTTGAAAACCAAACCCAAGTTTCTACCACTTAAGGTGTTACATTAATTATATCTTGTGTGAATTACTCCCTTTGATGGCTTTAGCATTACGGAAAAATTATCTACTCTCTTGGTGTCAATCATAATTTTGTAAATGTCTGTCATGTCTCTCTTAGCTGTCCTCTCTCTCCCATGCACACTGTGGTTTAGCATTAGATGTGAACCCAGCCCAGCAGCTTAACTGTGGCTTATTAACTGCAGTTAAAGGTCACTTATTAGCCAAGGTTTGTAGTTGGTTTATAAACCTCAGTACTTTCACACACAATGCAAAGCGATGGTTTATGCTTGACGAGCCATTGCTGCCCAAAACCTACAGAGCCACAAGTGAAGAGCAGAAAAAAAACCTCAAACCACTCTCAAGACTTGGCCACTCTTGCTAGTGATTTTAACTATTCTGTGACGTAGTAAACCAAGAATTAAGTGATCATCTCAGCTTTAGTTATGttgtcttaactatggttaatgtTGACCATGATTTTAGTAGTCCAGGCCACATCCCGTCAATCGGTTTTGTTTTTGCTCTTAAGAAAAGGTTCTTCAACCCCTTGATTATTTTAGTTGCCTTTTCCCCCTAtatctttcccagctctgaaaTTGCCTTTTTGAGATGGGTGACCCAGAACTAGACTCAATATTTCCCACTGAGGTTGCTCTTGTAGGATTGACAGTAGCTGACCTTTTGTCCCCTGAGGGCTGCATCCACCCTTGACCTACACTCCAGGAAGCGCATACTcctcacatgcacatgcacacacacacaccacagataACTACTGGCACACAAGGCCCTCAtcctcagctgatccatgcagggggaagggggcgaCTTGCATCCCCATCACGGAGCTGGGTGTAGAGATTTAAAGCTCTCCACCCAGCACCATAAGAGGGATACTCTCCCTGCTAGTTTTTTTCCCCAGTGGTGGTGCTGTTGGCACTgctgcctcccccccaaaattggGTCAGGGCTCATGGACCCTGGAGGAAGCCTTGGTAGGCCCACAGGCTGGCAATTCGCCATCCCTGGTTTGCATAATGGCCTTATGATATCGGCTATGCTTGTTCATAGACCCTGTCTGCAACTTGGTGCAAAGAAATATGGGTAAgctgttcttttttcttctttttgtgtgtgtgctttgtcCCAAGATGAAGGAATCTAGTTGCTTAATCCCACTGAAGCACTCTGCAGAGGTGAAGTGGTTTTACAGCTAATACGTTTGGGAAAGGTTGGCACAAATGCAACTCCAGAATACTGAATTCTGTGCCTGATACCAAATTTTAGGTTAGTGCAGAATCTAAAGAAGTAGCATTTGCAGAGACATGGCTGTAGATTCCTcagaaacttggggggggggagagttggtGGCCTATCTCAAGTGTGCCAGCCTCCGGTGCCTCATTCAAACCCATCCTAGGTTAAAAGAGATGCCTCGTCCATGGGCCGAACCTTTCGCCTTGCATTATAAACGGCAGGAAATTCTTTTCAGCTGAGCTAGTGGGGAGTCATGCCTCAGGAATGCTCTTTGCAATAATTTTCTTAGCGTTGAGGCTGGGCTGTTGCTTTGTGACATCCTAAAGGTTTATCTTGGAACTGGGGCAGTGTTGGGTCCTTTTTCCTTGCTGCAAAGAGCACAAGAAGGAAAAAAACTGGGCCAGCGCAGGCATCAGGCTAACAATCTTAATCATCCACAAGACCCACACATGTCATGAACATCTCATGGGCTTCTGCCTTCACTTGCACACAAGCTCCCTCGTCTATGTGAAttccccccctcttcctccctggtGCACTATTCCTTCTGTGCCAGCACTGATCATGGTTAACACTTTCTAGGGTTAGCTTTAACCAGCTTCTGTCTCTGGCTTTAATCCCACAATGCTTCCATTTATATCGGGGTCAATAAACTTGTAGAAGAAAAGGAGAGAATGGCAGCATACTGACACACTGACCCTTTAACCACTGGAAAATCCTGTTCAGGACACAGATGGAACCTCTATGTGGTTTCTCTGACTCCATCATATATGGCCATTCCACTGATAAACCTATCTGCACCTTTCAGGACCAGAGACTTGTTTTAAGAGAAAGCTGAGTCTTGTCCCTAGTACCCATTTCTGCTTTGGCAATTACCATTTCCATTTAACCCTGATTACTGAAAAAAAAGAGCATTTTTAGACACAGTTTCTACTAATTCACTGCACCATAACCTGTCCAGCATTGGTGTGTGAAATATAAAAGGGGGCATTTTGGTTTAAGAAACAATAATTGCTGTGTAACGTTAGCAACAGTTCAAGCTGACCAGCTGGAATGTGAAATGACATACTGTGCACTACAGGGCACCTTTGTGGTCATGCACATGCATTGGTATACATGTGAATGCAGGCAAGATGCAGTTACTGCCCTCCTCCCCACCAGTCAGAAATCTGATTTCTACAAATTCAGCTTGGGTGAGGGGGATAGAGACTGAAAGCTGAAGGATGGCAATTCATGCAGTTTATAGAAGGGTGGCCCCATCTTGATCttgaattcccatcagctcctgccagcatGTCCAAATGGtcaactggagtccaacaacggcTGGAGGGCgagaggttccctatccctgccctaGAGGGtgatagagcacttgctttgtagGCAAAATATCCCGGGTTCAGTCTCCTTAAAAGGATCACACAGCAAGCAATGGGAAAAGCCCCTTTGCTGCCTCAGACCCCAGGGAGCCACTGTGCCTCAAGAGTAGACAATCCTAGGCATGAAGGACAGATAGTGTGCCCAGGTATGTAAACTAGCTTATGAATTCCAAAAATCTCAAAAGAGCAAAACTATTCCTGATAAATAAGAATCGGTGCAGAGTCAGGCATGGAATTTCAAAAAGCAGTAGAGGAAGCAATGTGATCGCGGTTCTAAAATGTAGGAGTGGTACCTTTTGGTTCAATGTATTCCTGGGGGGGGGCGGTGCGATAGGCTTATTTCAAATCTACCACTGGGCTTCTTTGGCAGGGCATCTCCCAGTTTCCCTGGACGCAGGGACTCTGCTGTTCCACAAAACATATCCGGGTGTGGCCTTCGCCTGCTCTGGGAACGCCGTTCTGTGTAGCTGAAGCAAAGGAACACATCTGGACCCAGAGGTCAACAGCTGCTGTGCACACAGGCGCACACACACAGAACATGCATTGGAAATGCATTTTCCATTTTGTGCCCAAGGCCTTTGAAAGATCCGAATCAGGTGGAGAAAAGAGACACAGAACAGTTAGGTCCAGCTGATCAGGCTCTCTCCTCATCCTCCAAATGACCCCGGGTAACCCCATGACTCTTGATGCACAAGGGGTTACGGTCCTGTGCTTCAATTTCATATCCTTAACAAGGCCCCAGAGTGTTGGAGTGATGCTTGTTTTCTTGACCTCAACTAGTTGGTGATTCAGCAGAAGATCTGGCTCCAGCTTGCGGTAGGAGTGTCAGTTTGGCGGGCTCTGCAGCTACTAGGGTGACAACCAGATGTGTGAGAGACAGGGCTGTCCTGCCCATTTTTATAGTAATGGGTAGAAGAGAGGATTTTGGCAGGCGGGCcttttttttattccagcaggacCTGCCAAAAATTCCCTCTTCTAAGCCATAGGTCATCCTAGTACAGGAATGTGGAAGCggtagccctccaggtgttggactccatcattcctaaccaatGGCTGTGCTGCTGGGGGCTCATGAGATTTGGAGTTCAGTAGGGGAGGGTTAgggttaaataaatatattgaatgGCATTATCTTTTCCCCCAAGGCAACGGCATTCTGTCTCAGTGACAGAGAGAGTTGCATTTGAGATGAAGCTTGAAAAGGACTCCATCAATCTGTTTTCTATTTCTGAGGGGAGGAAATTGTTTAGTCATGACCCACCAAAATAAAAGACCTGCCAGAACTGGCTCCACACTGGCAAACCCAGAAATTATTTGCCAGTAACCTCTACTTGGAAGATGGGTCATTGTTTTGACAGTCCCATTTCATGAGGGATATTAACAACAGAATATTTTGTAGAGAGCAGCACTGAGAGTACACAGTCTAGCCCCAACTTCACACTATAATTTGAAGCAGGAATTGACTGGGATTTAATTTTAAGTTGCAGTGTCTAGCCCTAGAGCAGGAGGAGCAATAATAAGAGTGTCTGAGCTTATGCAGAATGTCTTTCCACATGGTGTTAAAATCATAGCTGGCCCGCCCACCTCTGAGAAGAAGACAAAATGTTTCTGGGTCAGAGGGCATGGTTTTTAGGCAGGCATTGTATCTAAGTTCTACTCAAGAGTAgatcactgaagttaatggagcgcagttagtcatgtctattaatttaaatgcgtctcctctgagtaggactagcatctcTGACAACTCATAAATCCCAGTTCATTCTCACATCTagactgcattcacactgtacatttattccattattattccacttcaaacactcatggcttctcccctcacagagctacaacttcaaaagacccctgggaagagagattggttgttaaaccactctgagaattgtagctctgtgaggggcataggAGGTCTTGTAGCAACTctccgcacccttcacaaactacagttcccaagattgtttgggggaagccatgagtgttgaaagtggaataatagtggaatacctgtatggtgtgaatgtggcctctagTCATTAAGTCCTCTTCCATTGAAGCAAGCTACTTTTTCTGCATGTAATACCAGGATTGTCTTAATAGGTACTGTCACAGAGCGAGCGCTGGACTTCTGGGCCTTAAAGACCCTgaagattattttttatttatttgttaagcaTTTTTGAAGCCTATGGGGTTTGTTTGTTGTAAGCATTCAATGCGCTTCACATGCATAAATGATAAAAGGTGTGAAACAATTTAGTTGCCATACAGCTCAACAGCACAGAGATTCCTTAGGAGCACAAGGATCACTGTGTTTGCTTTTTAAGGATAAAACTTAGGCTCTTCCTAGTTGCCTGGTTAcagagatggggggaggaggaaaatggactgccttcaagtcgatcccgactcatggcgaccctatgaatagggttttcacggtaagtggtattcagagggggtttcccattgccttcctctgaggctgagaggcagtgactggcccaaggtcacgcagtgaacttcatggctgtgtgggaatttgaaccatggtctcccaggtcgtagtccaacactaaccacacTGGCCTGAAAACGTAATTATGAAACATTCCCCAAAGCAGCGATAGTTATGCAGGATTGCCACTAGGAGGTGCTCCAGGAAGCATGCAAATCAAAATCTACAGTTGAGAAAAGGAAAAACTATGAAGGCCTCTAGCAGAAGAGTGAAGGCGCTCTATTTAGCAGCGTGGTCCTTGAGAGAGAGGGATGCGGAGGAGCTGCCGCAGCTCCGAGCCAGAGGTATTGTTGTAATCTATCCCAGTGAGATATCACAAGTCCGGCCCTGCTGTTAGGCAAAGCGAGAGGGATGCTTGGAGGCCGTGTTTATTCCTGCTGAGTGCCCCAGCTATTCCTCAGCTGCCTCCTGCTTGGCTGGTCTGCTCCAAAACAGCTATTCTTGTTTTTAGTCTACAGTCTGTAAAATGAGAAAATatttacctacctcacaggggtttgGGTCCTATAGATAAGTGAGGTAGGAGTGTTAAAGATACTAAAGAAATTATTCGTAATACAAATCTAAATACAAGCTAAGAGGCTAGTGTATGGTCTGAGGTTTGCTCATAGCTCACCTTTTCTGTTAAGCCTTTGGATTAACAGAGGGGTCACTAACACGGTGCCCATGGGCACAAGTGTGCCCATCAGTACCTCCTTTGGCACCCACAAAAGACCTCAATAAATATCACCCCAAGAATCCACAATGCATGATAttttctgctcagttcctgtttgcactggctccgcCTACATTGAACCTGCCGTCTTAAACATGTCcatatttcattggatgccaggagtagacaccttccctcccttctgttctgaggagaggtgcaaagagcgtCTCTCTGTGAACAAGTGCAGCAGTAGCTGATGTAGGTGCAAATGACTGGGAGTGGGAGCAtccctgcaccattttgtggtccgaTATCCTTTTCTGATCTTTtacatgtggcagccattttgtgttatgccacataccccacggcagccattttgtgagtggCACCCACAgctctttctcaaaattccacatGTGCCTACTGGCCCAAAAGGTGAGTGACCCCTAGGCCCTGGCTTAACCCCTTAGTCCCCATTTCTGACTGAAATGAAGCCTAAAGTATGTATTAGCTGCATATGCTCACATTCCTCCTGTGTTACCGTTCTCTCACCTACCATTCTTAGCTGTTGTGTCTTCCACTGCTGAAATTTAGACTGTAAACTGGAGGCAAAAGCCTGACTTATCTTTAAGTAACTCTGAAAAGGGTGATAGTGTGCATTGATGCTTTTGAATTGATTATTGTATATAACGTATTCAAAAAACAATCAACATAAACACCTAACAGAAAACAGAACTTGCAGGATCTACAGAAGGCAATTTATTTCTTCTTATTCTACAAACAAAAGGATACCACAAATTGCCAATAAGAAACAGAGCCCTCTGTAGCATGCCAGTGAGTCTTGAGCAAGCAGAttcatttgtgtg of Rhineura floridana isolate rRhiFlo1 chromosome 15, rRhiFlo1.hap2, whole genome shotgun sequence contains these proteins:
- the CLPTM1 gene encoding putative lipid scramblase CLPTM1 isoform X1; this translates as MAAPETEVVAAGPAAGPEQQITSNGTAGGGEGVAETQQQNQPQQQAPNAWQVIKGVLFRIFIIWAISSWFRRGPAPQDPTTVGGAPRAPSRNLFPKDTLMDLHVYISEHEHFTDFNATSALFWEQRDLVYGDWTSGENSDGCYEHYAELDIPESVQHNGSIYIHVYFTKSGFHPDPKQKNLYRRLTTVHTSRMINKYKRRRFQKTKNLLTGETEADPEMIKRAEDYGPVEVISHWHPNLTINIVDDHTPWVKGSVPPPLDQYVKFDAVSGDYYPILYFNDYWNLQKDYFPINETVERLPFRLSYCPLSLWRWQLYAAQSTKSPWNFLGEDLYEQSDEEQDSVKVALLETNPYLLALTIIVSIVHSVFEFLAFKNDIQFWNSRQSLEGLSVRSVFFGVFQSLVVLLYILDNETNFVVQVSVFIGLLIDLWKITKVMDVRLDRDNKIAGIIPRLTFKDKSTYIESSTKVYDDMAFRYLSWILFPLLGCYAVYSLLYMEHKGWYSWVLGMLYGFLLTFGFITMTPQLFINYKLKSVAHLPWRMLTYKALNTFIDDLFAFVIKMPMMYRIGCLRDDVVFFIYLYQRWIYRVDPTRVNEFGISGENQVSRTTTQSVAQQDDTPAVLANSAPGAITEGPANGAPAAAMERVAGVSPTATAAGLPDGVPEALPLKTAEEKKKD
- the CLPTM1 gene encoding putative lipid scramblase CLPTM1 isoform X2, which translates into the protein MAAPETEVVAAGPAAGPEQITSNGTAGGGEGVAETQQQNQPQQQAPNAWQVIKGVLFRIFIIWAISSWFRRGPAPQDPTTVGGAPRAPSRNLFPKDTLMDLHVYISEHEHFTDFNATSALFWEQRDLVYGDWTSGENSDGCYEHYAELDIPESVQHNGSIYIHVYFTKSGFHPDPKQKNLYRRLTTVHTSRMINKYKRRRFQKTKNLLTGETEADPEMIKRAEDYGPVEVISHWHPNLTINIVDDHTPWVKGSVPPPLDQYVKFDAVSGDYYPILYFNDYWNLQKDYFPINETVERLPFRLSYCPLSLWRWQLYAAQSTKSPWNFLGEDLYEQSDEEQDSVKVALLETNPYLLALTIIVSIVHSVFEFLAFKNDIQFWNSRQSLEGLSVRSVFFGVFQSLVVLLYILDNETNFVVQVSVFIGLLIDLWKITKVMDVRLDRDNKIAGIIPRLTFKDKSTYIESSTKVYDDMAFRYLSWILFPLLGCYAVYSLLYMEHKGWYSWVLGMLYGFLLTFGFITMTPQLFINYKLKSVAHLPWRMLTYKALNTFIDDLFAFVIKMPMMYRIGCLRDDVVFFIYLYQRWIYRVDPTRVNEFGISGENQVSRTTTQSVAQQDDTPAVLANSAPGAITEGPANGAPAAAMERVAGVSPTATAAGLPDGVPEALPLKTAEEKKKD